Part of the Uloborus diversus isolate 005 chromosome 9, Udiv.v.3.1, whole genome shotgun sequence genome is shown below.
catctcatatttgtttccatggtctccaattctgcaatataaactctataacaaaaaaaatcgacgcatcaagaagcaatcatccgattgctttgaaattttgcatgcatgattgttttgaccagatgtgcaaatgaataaaatttgatatccaatgaatgaatagtttgatctccagcgcatcgaaactgtccatccagcagatgtatataaagagcagttcttcaagaGTTGTTAAAAcattcggtttgattgcgattcagattacctttttaacaacttaaaaatgcctcgccgcatggttcgtgctcattacgagcaactgtcataGTTTTAACGAGGTCATATCATTAGATtaaaagaggccggttggtcaaatcggagaatcgctcgtcatttgagttgCGGCGAATCGAAGATGCAGGCAAGGATGGGTAGAAAAtggttcagcgtcaggatgttagcggtcgacttagggtcacaacagatcgtgatgacagagtgattgtccgatcagctgtcacagcgcttttcTTCATCtgtatgaaccatcagacgttcaacccaaacaccattgtccatcatgaccatttacagacgttcgggacaacgaaatctacgctcgcgccgaccgttacgccacctgccactgacgcctacacactgccgagtcagattacagtggtgcatggctcgatcaggttggaatggtgccgactggggatatatagtctttagcgacgaatcccgcttccaactgtgtcatgacgatcatcgaagacgtgtttggggacacccaagacagaggagggatcCCGGTTTCACTTTTGCatccacactggccctcaacaaggacCTTGTACccttgataactggacccctttcgtcttaattagaggtacacttactgcacagtggtacgtcgacgacacccttagacctgttttgttgccgttccttttgcagtaccctcggctggttttcagcaggacaatgccagataacatacggcatgtgttgctatgaactgtctgcaagcttgtcaaaacTCTTCCGTGGTCTGCCAGATCGTCAggtctctctcccatcgagcatgtctgggatatgatgggatggcgattgcatctggcaaggaatgttgataacctcgtccgacaattggagcgaatttggccgaaataccgcaggacaactTCCGGGAGCTACATCAgtgtttcccacgtcgtgcttcagcttgtatctaggctagaggcgggtcaataccttattgaacttgttactgtaactctgacctaaattattcaattgttctaagaatttaatcatttactattctgcgcattgtcttcctatccacaaattttcgtctcaatcgaatcactccttcttggtgcgtagattttttgttatagagtgtatcaccaaatgatcgtcagtttgagacgctatattagttttgtattgaaataagtaattaatagccacaaaaaaaaaagagtaaataggctttttagaacacccgatcgaaaacaaaaagggaagtgcacaactggaacgtacgcacaccccacatgcgaaattttaaccttctacagtttaccatttttgagttatgacttatgagagatacatacgtacatccagccgcaagaaacaacgcaataattaacttgtttgatacctgaatgcagtattaaaaaactGTCTCatgggtgactaaaatagaaattcatactgaagtttaagtaaacaatttaataTGAAAACGAGAACTCCCTGTACTTAAgtacattaaaaagtaaaacagcaaaggtcttttctttttttcgaaaacatcggccaattccatcggtttttcgatgtttttaaggccgatgggccgatgtttcctgcaagttagcatcggctgccgatgccgatggctaaatttttgaaccatcgcgccgatgcatcggccaggcccgATGTATCGGTCAAGTCCTAAGAAATTTTGtagcccgtcacaaatgatttttaccTTCATATTGTTTTCctctacgtccctacatatatttcacccctgactttaaaaattttgggccCCAttaggctcgggccaacaggtatcCCTTCTTCCCTTTGTGCACGTCCCCTGTGAAAGAGTGActgtgaataaataaagaaatgcttccctatatttaactttttgttaACTTTACTAATGTACACATTGTAATACAATAAttagtacattcaaaaaaaaaagaaaaaaaaatcttaaaattggatgtttgtgaaaaaaattggaaaaggaaaACGATAATCAGCTATTGTGAGACAGGTTGCAATTGGACAACTTTTGTCAGACAGCTATGGTgagcagggccgtatccagagggggggggcctgacgggcccggccccccccccccccgaaacccaaaatgttttgcaccgtaaaacaggtttttttttttttttaaaattcctaatgtcagaaaaggaaagtaacaatgtttatttttaattcttaattttgctactatttaaaaatttataatattttgtaagaaatacagaaaaagcagttctagttctcattagctgcaaagcacacttgaaatttagacctttaattaggacttcctgctctctttcacaattcaaaatcagggcagtccagggttaagttaggccctttgtcagttcggtagatttTTCAAGTCTATCAAACTGACTTCTAtgacttcctcctccaggggcatgcacagaaattttggggctgtcacaaatgcttcttttgggccccccctccatattgcttacctatattttcaaccctaggtttaaaaatattgggccccatttaagctcgagcccgggccaacaggtgtcccttctcccctatGTGCACGACCCTGCCACTCCTCTCCCTAAAACTcattataaaacttacactgtactgatttcgagccggggactcccccaaaggctgggcccctagtttccgattaggcgagtatcttgttaccaagatgtgacaaattcagctccttaatacatcctgagtaaaaaatgcaaagatcacgattctcgcgtttttgtagcaaaactttcaagatcatttttgtgactgatatgtttcttgtcttgcatttatttaatgccgaattcagtatcatggaagttcttttgttattgcttgttttttttcttacttctactgcatactgttaatatctttagtatgagagaaaaaaaaaataacacttactctactctctttctttttctgcactacttgtgattgaaaaaaaaaagtttgtttcgagaaatatttcgttgcaattatttttaacttaaaacgggtgtgtcttacaaagttataatcattttgtaagactgcaatcaacttctgaaaagtgtaaataaagagcttcaaataatttcaactgttcgagagtctgaaaattatttaagtttttgaaattccttgaaaagttcttcaattttgtatcttatcaagaaaataaagtatgaattgtctaaatggctagaatattactcttccgttcttattttctgaatgtctacaccatttcttttaaactattttgtacaattttcatactgtagggcatttaatgaaaaaaaaagggggggggggagggggagtgatcaaaaaaaaacttcactaaaagccgatatgagcagatgacgaagtgcttctcttttctcctctctcgtttttcccctctgtccattaagttccatgatttgtcgagcaagcagtttttattttgtttgattttgatttgcaaaagaatgtataacctttaaaaaactttgtttgccttttttttcatatttttgttgtcacaattacctaatataaggcctcaaaatacagcttttttttccgaaaatttctcgggggaaaacccccgaccccctgaaattatggatgttctacatccgacttaaagggacactctcctgttatccttaccactacaaggtgagtaagaaaaataataagaaattaaaataacaacagttcaaacagtggaatcattaaaaatcgagacaaaaagtcttctatgttaacatttttatgcgtttggtgtgtctatatatactatatgtgtgtgtgtgttagggaagggcaatgtgctaatccgggcccctcccgaaaaaaatttctggatacggccttgatgGTGAGAGATCCCCACCGCAAGATGAACAGTTTGGTCAACGTcgccaatcctagtatggtaaGGTACATATGGTAATGTACATACACATGTGACCATTATAAAACCCCTCACCCCAAATGAAAATTTTGGCTCGTTATGATCGAATCCTCGGTCCCTCGTTCTGGCTGCGCTAGTCCTCATAACAAAAAAACGTTGCGACCAACAACGTTGCTGAATCCATGCTAGTTATCAAACATGGATGAATTTTTGAACCTGAGTATTGCACTCGCTCCCTAAAGACAATAATATTTGTTCTATGGTCTCTACGAAATCATTTTAAGGAACTCACTCATTTAACTAGCAGAATTCGAACGAATCGAATACGATCAATTGTATTTATCAATTCCTTTGCCCCACTCAGGTTATCCCTAGCCAGGAGTATCCTTTGCTCCATCCAAAAGGAAATTTCTCGCTACGCAACTGATAGATAGAAATCGATCGAATCGAGCAAAATCGAATTAAATGAGCCTCTTAATAAGAAAATCTTATGCTAGATCCATTTTTCCAACTGCTACTGACTGACATAGTAGTTGTATTCTTCTTTCGCAGGTGTTTGGAGGTATCTGCGTTGGTTTGATGATCACCTATGGTACTCCGGTTTGGTTGACACTGGGCCTGGCGTATCCACTTTTCTTGGTGAACTCTTCAGCAGCTTTACTCTTCACCTCGATCAGCCTCTTTTGTTATATCATTTCTGAGCACTCATACAGAGTCATCAGGACAACTATTCTTGTAAGTATGAAATCCAAAAAACTGCGCTGTTTTcagcaataagttaccgccctcaAACCAGGGATAAGACAGAACTACATGAACTTTTGCTGCTTAACTTACTacttaatacccaagctttgttATCTCATTTCTGAACAAACATACACGGGGGTCGATCAGGCTAAGGTGATGCCTAGGTCCTGGaaaaattttttgcttctttcATACAAACATTcttatattttgaaagaaatagttctggaaaaattttaaaaagagtaaaatgtaCCCAATTTTGGTGCTTATAAAATTGCGGTGCTTTAGTCCACGGACCTACAAAACTGTGCGTAAATCAGGCAATGCAGAGTCATCAAGACAACTACTCTAACTTGTAAGTATGAAATCCAAACATCGAACTGCTTTCAACAGTAAGTCACCGCAGTTAAGCCAGGGCTTAAGACTACATGCGCTTATTGCTTAAACCCCCCAACCTTGGTTGACTCATTTCTGAACACACATACAGAGTTAATTTTCTTTCCCCcatttgctttaggttctaatttgttaaaaataatcgtcaactattattgagtgttgcagcttaatgtgtagcctatattttcatacacttgcccaaatggttttcagtccaaaatagtgaatttagacacattttcagcaccccaaaagctttaaaatataatgttgtTTATCTagcagaaataaattttatttatgtttcatgCATAATTTTTGTCATTTTGGAGTTCTTCTCACGGAATCCTTCCTCTTACAGGAACTAGTCCAGAATGGCGTGGCGGCCATTTTATATGCTGTTGCTTCTGCGTTTCTCATCATGCATACTTCCTTCTTTTTGTGGCCAATGTACATTATCATTCCATATTTCCAGGCTTATCCAGCCCTAATGACGGCAGGGGTAAGTggaatgatttgaatttttttgagaaaaatggctTGTTAAGAACGACTTCGAGCGAAGAAAGAGATGGGTTTCAGAGGCTCTTCCACCCATTGTCCATAGGTCACATTgttcgaaaaataaaaagtttacttAAACATATTACGAAATTTTTTTCGGCTTCatttaattaactatttttttattttgacaactAAGCGTtgggtaaaaaattcaaaacctaCAAATAACTATATTACGAAATTCATTTCGGCTTCGTttaattaattgtattttttaataaagccTTTTCATTTTTACAACTAAGCAttgtgtaaaaaattgaaaaacctacaacattattattattattgttattattattttaataacatttttagttCATTGGAAAATTCAACAGGATAGGTAATGAAACCTATATAAGAACCAAACACTGTTGTGTTTTTTTCTACTAcattatttttctaagtaaaccgacgaaaaaaaaatcatctagcTAGAAAGccatacgatagtgtaataataaaagaaactaaaaagtagCAATTGACAGAATAATATTAAAACATGTTTGTGGACGAATAAATTGTTTGTCCTCGTCTCCCTGTTATCAAAATATAAGTTCTTATTGTGAGgccgaaatttaaagaaaaggcgccaaatttagcgagtttcggtgagAAATGGAAGACTTCTTTCATACGCTTTGCAGCCGTTTGTACCATCTATTTTTCGCTAAGTCTTTAAACTTgccgacttttttttaaatttcagagacAAGGGCTAATAAtttatgcgttaaaaaaaaaaaaatcattattgcaCAATTTTTGTGTCTCCCTGGTAAGATCTCCTAACACAAGCAATAAATGTTCTAGATAACACTGCCAGATGGATTCAACCGTTCTTTCGTCATtggatttcttaaatttaatcttATTTAGCTGAGGAAGAGGGATTCATATACCGCCAAAACATACACAGTAAGCTTGATACAAAATTacaatcttttttaaatgtttatttattttcttatttatttttacagtggAAGAGATTTGAGTCCTATTAAACCCCACCCCATGAGCGTTGTCTTGACTCGAATCTTTATGAAATTCTTCCGAATAAACTCGAAATTATTTGCCGTTCGTTTTCAAGGTTGTCCATATTTTCGAGAAAAAACTGTTTCCACAACGAGCATTTCATTCCATGCTCTGAGGGCTAGCTCCATCAAAAGTAGcggtttttgctattttaattttatctccaAAAAATTTCCAGACTGACCGAGAAAAGTTTTGTTTATACTACTTTTCctatttatatgcattttttaagtGCCTACAGACTTATTGCCCTCATtttaataagataaaaaaaagacGGGGAGGGGGGGAATCCTGAGCtgcttgaaaaatctttttttttttttttttttttttttttttgattaaaattaaagttacagtaaaaaattactaTACAGAATAACTTGATATTTCCACAAAACGACCGTGAAGTCATCACATCTTGTTCGTGAAGGAAAAACATTCGTTCTAAAATGTGCCGATAAATGGTGATGTCAGTGTTCACATTGCTGGTGTGAAAAGATATGCTAATAATATGAGCACCAGATTCATAGAAATAGGGCAAATACCCACCATTCTGGAGTGCACTGTACATACCGCAAAAGCAGGCTCGTCCTtttaattttatcggaaaacaagaTTATTTATCGGAAAACAAGAAAGAATACCCCAACTTTTGAGTAAAATTATCAACTTGGCATTGGGCCTATTGAGAGGAGATAGAGCAATTTAcccctctgaccccctaaatgaccgGCCAAGCTATGAGCTTGAGCTTCCAGTTAGAAGCAGAAATAGGAGGAGAGCACATCGAGCAGGAATGCTtcttatttttccattttctttatcACTGCTTTCTCTGCAAACAAGCAATCTTGTTATTTccacaataaatattttgaaaaaccctAGAACTTGTCGCATCTTTTTGGCTAGCAacatttccattccattttgGCATTAATCTGACAATGTCATCTATCGGCACATTTTGCAACCATTTTCTTTGTCATCGATTGCGCCACGAATGTTTCGGTAAAATATCAAATCATTCTGATCAGGAAGAGAAGTTTTAAAATTAGAGCCtttaaaagaataatattaatattataaggTTCATGAGGTAGTCTTTAGTATCATCCactgttgccagatggtcaaatccagattttcccaattcccttccaacttttccccataaagcgatgttttttatcaaaattccccaaattcaaaaattatttttccacaaacattttcataaaatgaatagacttcctctgatatttttgtctcttgaaaaaaaatttttttcccccaaatagctaaattttcttataaaattccccaactttttttttcttcccattttcgctttttttttttttgtctttatctttattttttttttatctttactaataataaagctgaaagtctctctctccggatctctctctctgtcaggatctctgtgacgtgcatagcacctagaccgttccactgattttcatgaaatttggcaaaaaatcagtttgtagcatggaagtgtgcatctttaagtgattttttgaaaattcgattttgttctttttctattccaattttaagatcattttcccgagcaaaattatcataagatggacgactaaattaccaagttatcataatgtgaaacTGTAACGTGGGCAAGTtaatttgcgagaaattcatgatgcattatttgtaaatatacagaggaaccaaaataccttttaagtttctacttcgggcaaagtcgtgcgggtgccaccAGTCATAAATAcgagcgcctgaccgagagataagaaataaccaaatattttttttctactcgcgtTTACTACTCTGGTTCTGTATgtgcatttaaactatgatttttgtatatatttatccaagaacattcttcatcacacttatttttgcctgtttcacgtatcaactataGTAACTCACGCAaaactattaatgcaaattccgtagcataaaattccacataatacgaaatgtgaattccataaagctgtttgatacaaacaatgtaactactagatgtcaagacgcaaatttaattacaaattttttccCCCGAGGTTTTTggtttccccaggttttccccaagaaaaaaaatttttccccaaagaattcccctcaaaacccatttccccaaaatttccccagagagcaccagatttccataaaatggggaaatttcccccaatctggcaaccaCTGGTATCCTGTATTTTATAGACGCATTGTCttccttctattttttttaggttttcgGATGTTTGAGTGCTGGCATTCATGCAATCGATTGCTACTTTGCTTACCGAACATTCAAAAGTTTTCGTTGAAGAGGACTCCATGAGAAAAGTAGAAACTGACGCGAAATATTACTACACGAGGAACCAGCATTCCCTTTGTAATTcgtaaaagaagaaataattataagaagaattataagaaataaaatcatCGGCATGCTTTTCTGTAcaattttacattgaaatataaATGTGCCGATTGACTCTTTGTATTGTCTTTGTTCTGTTTTATTGCACACTTCTAACATTGCTTACTTTCAGAGATTCATTCATGGCCACGAGAAAAAAGAATGTGTATTGTttaacagaaatttttaaaactggtcAACTTCACAAAATAATTGACTCAATTGGATTGAATCAACGAAATGAATTTTGTTCGACTCTGCACAGGGGTACACCCTCCTCCCCCCAAAGACCAAGGGCGCACCcttcttaacactagaaagacggaggggcctgtgtggcccctcgcttagtttgttgtttaataactcggataatatctaacggaacttaatggaattttctgacttttcattatatgacactatttgaatgcttgtttaatcatttaatcattcgcctcatagtactgttaatattgatccttatacctagaaagacgggaggggcacagtggcccctaagcattttgacaattaaaaaatttatttttttcctttctcctaattgttgtagcataaaaaaaaagtgccattcactctagtttaacctgtaacttcctctttatgcagccgattggatatccaaatgctataaacagtaccgactgcttaccatcctaacggtggccattgctcttcgaaaggaaaactaattcaaccttttgcccagtatagagagaaaaactaaaaataattaagtactaagtttttatttagtcatgaaagaaggtgtatcaggcatgtggactccctcaggaagaatttttaaaagaattcacttcAAAAaggggtaggggccacactggccccttcagtctttctaggtatacataaaatgtcagtcgttctagtgttaatatCGTAAAGATTCCCCTGAAAGCAAGAGCGCCctcccaaaaaaggaaaaagcacTCCCCAAAACATCCCCCccaccctaaaaatttcaatctgcgcCGAGACCCCTTCCCCCCAGGAAGGCATCTCTGACTCTGCAAGGTAAAACACATTAATATTGTTTCTGATGTTTTCTATTAAGGgataattttttgtttgaatttcctGATACAGGCAAAGGAAGGAAGAGAGTGGTGTTTTAAGATTTGTTCTTGTGCGCACTGTTGATTTTGCGTTTGGGTGATCGAACGGGAATTTGATGCTTAACACGTATGTCCCCAGTGGCGGAGTGGAAATCTTCCTGATTGTTCCATTCTTTCGTCTCACCTATCATTCGCACCTACGGGGTTCACCCAAGATTTTGATGGATGAGTTACATCCTTCAGGTAGAATTCGTGTCAATCAAAACGAAGGGAggttttttgattttcaatataaaggagattttttttaatccttacaACGACATGTGTTGAACTCAGGGAGTTATGAACTAGAAGcgttatttcgaatttttcctaGGTTGACAAACGGTATATGTTCAatgtaatttatataaataaagcaACAAAAACGCGTCAAAACGTTCAACCGCTTCTAATTTCTGAAATCCCAGGGGGAGGGAAAGGCAATTGTGCAATTGTGAAAGGCAATGCCCCTGATCCGCTTAAATAACGGGCCTGCTAAGAACTGCTGCCATCTTTGTTTGCCGACAACTATCGGTATTGTATTGCTGAgagccactagcgcagccaggaataccttttggagggtttttttttaatttaaaataccttctgaggggggaggggtgatcaaaaataccttctggaggtttttttttctttgtttaaatacCTTCTGAGGGAGGGGGGAGTGAACAAAAATACGTTCTGGagaggttttttgatgaaaaataccttctggaaggagtttttttttttttttttttttgataaaaataacttTCTGAAGGagattatttgatcaaaaataacttgtgaaggtttttttttttttttttgattaaaacaaccCTTTCATAAGcctaaactactgtattagaattttcatttatgttaaaaccaggcttggagtaatccccgattacgtaatcgtaatctgagtaatcgattacgttttcctgtaatcataatcataatctgtTGATGAGAAACTCccgtaatcgtaatcaaaattaTAATCACGATTTTCATGcgtaatcgtaactgtaatctaagtaaaataatccGTAATTTCCCTCTTGTAATCCTGTAATCTTGactttctaaaagtgaaaaaatttaagcTGCCCTTTTACTAATGTATGAAAAGATAACATAGTTCAATAGTAACATAGAAAATGACTTCTTTCTTTAAACGGTGACTATTCAGTGCTTGTCTCCACTCGTCCCTGTTTGCAAACAAGATTCATAAATCGAGCCCTATCTTAAGTGTTTAGTACAATTAGTACCCTGAGGGCGCCTTTGACAGGAAGTTTCTTGGGAACGTTTTCACAAATCTTTGCAATTGGTCATTCatcagtttccctttcatctGCCAATGTTAGGCAATCAAACAAAGCACATTGCCGCCTCAAAATCttattttagcagaaaaagtacaatgatatcaaagTTTCGCGCAACAAAAAGATTTTGGGTTTTTCATACTTTCATGAGAAAGtagtgaatgactgaaaaaagattttgtcaaaagaaaaccgaattcgcatttgtgtttcagtgattctttaaacactCTTGCCTTTACacgtattgcatttattttttgctacatgacATCTAATCTAAAGAAACCCTGgtgagtaagattttttttttttgtatgtttttaaaataatttctcgcATAGCTTCATCTTAAATGTATGATTATATGGTTGCAACTGATATTATTCCTAATTAATGAGTATGTATGAAAGTAGAAAGTTCGCATGGATAGATTTTATAATATTTGCTTATGTTTAATTGTATCAAGGAAttaatacaaattttgaaattcaattatctttttatgccacatttttaaagtgagaaaaactgcacttcactgctgcattaaaactgtgatgtataaatattatcataaaatactcatttatgcaaaaacaAACTGTATGACTAAAaagtggaaatcatagcaaaacatgttatgcccaatcttattttttatgaatgttaAGTTGAAACCTTTCAGCACTTGTGAAAGTGCAATTTCATTAGTAAGTGATAGATTCaagaatgaaatcaaagcatatgcaaaTAGCTTATCATATATAGCttaaatgatcataaaattgatcCTGTAGAGTGGTTGGGGTCTAATACTCAGATATATCCTTCTGCTAAAAATAATATACTacccaagtatttttttaaatttctgcgtcatctgctccagttcaacgattgtttagcactgctggaatttttttcacttctcaaagtATTAATTACACTCAAATGCATTTGattcctttttcctttttaaattttcaattgtttagttcCGTATCTTTTATTTACACGTTCtgcgtattttattacattgcagtttttctgcaTAAAGAACCATaagaggttctttttttttttaattagctgcgtattaaattaactgataatGTATTAAATAATTGAGAACACCACACAAATGTGAAATATGccacacaattttcagaaattataagctctaaaatgttgagcagttcagcagtaagttatcgcccttaACCCAGGGCTAATGCAGAACTACTGCAACGGCAAAATAATGATGAACAGCTGAGCTGAGTCAAAAACAATATGCACTGTGTATACATTTGAATAAGAATGTGCCTATACCTGTACAATCATTATAACATTGTGTAATGTACGCAGTTTGAATTTTCTAGatgtttttttatctttcatatatTGTTCTTTTCCTGCAACAGcgcaataatacaaaataaagtctttaagttaatactacagttaatattaaatcaaaaatcataattttcatcaattacgttgttgatgcaaatgcgtaatatatatacattataaaataagtctgtaatcgtaatcaaaatcataatcggcatattataatcgtaatcgattacattttatacataatcggacagttgctgtaatcgtaattacgttttgccagaggattataatcgtaatcgtaattgcaatccccctttttttgtgcccgtaatcataatcgtaatcgattacattcccttgtaattgactccaagcctggttaaaaccaa
Proteins encoded:
- the LOC129230653 gene encoding protein singles bar-like, with protein sequence MPNVAITRTDIAAQRRVCCYTDFLSTQPGLCKLGELVFGGICVGLMITYGTPVWLTLGLAYPLFLVNSSAALLFTSISLFCYIISEHSYRVIRTTILELVQNGVAAILYAVASAFLIMHTSFFLWPMYIIIPYFQAYPALMTAGVFGCLSAGIHAIDCYFAYRTFKSFR